A single Endozoicomonas sp. NE40 DNA region contains:
- the hemF gene encoding oxygen-dependent coproporphyrinogen oxidase, producing the protein MTKIKTEQVKHYLLSLQDAICAAIEEQDGDSTFREESWEYHGGGGGRARVLEGGRVFEKAGVNFSFVTGERLPASATAKRPELEGRSFQAMGVSLVIHPNNPFVPTSHANVRLMVAEKEGEEPVWWFGGGYDLTPYYGFEEDCKHWHTTAKAACEPFGKDVYPRYKKWCDDYFFLKHRNEPRGIGGLFYDDLNEWPFERCFEFMQAVGSSYIDAYIPIVEKRRQTPFTEQHKQFQQYRRGRYVEFNLVYDRGTLFGLQSGGRTESILMSLPPVVHWNYNWQPQPGSEEARLYDYFLKPRDWADEPEESR; encoded by the coding sequence ATGACAAAGATAAAAACAGAACAGGTCAAACACTATTTACTGTCACTGCAGGACGCTATCTGTGCCGCCATTGAAGAGCAGGATGGCGATTCGACTTTTCGTGAGGAAAGCTGGGAATACCACGGTGGCGGCGGAGGGCGTGCGCGAGTACTTGAAGGTGGTCGTGTATTTGAAAAAGCAGGTGTAAACTTTTCATTTGTTACCGGCGAACGGCTGCCTGCTTCAGCAACGGCTAAACGCCCGGAACTGGAAGGCCGGAGCTTTCAGGCCATGGGCGTGTCACTGGTTATTCACCCGAACAACCCTTTTGTCCCGACCTCTCATGCCAATGTTCGACTGATGGTGGCAGAAAAAGAAGGGGAAGAGCCGGTCTGGTGGTTTGGTGGCGGTTACGACCTGACACCTTATTACGGTTTTGAAGAAGACTGCAAACACTGGCACACCACGGCAAAGGCAGCCTGTGAACCTTTTGGTAAAGACGTTTATCCACGCTATAAAAAATGGTGCGATGACTACTTTTTCCTGAAACACCGTAACGAGCCAAGAGGAATTGGCGGGCTGTTTTATGACGATCTGAACGAATGGCCTTTCGAGCGTTGTTTTGAGTTTATGCAGGCCGTTGGCAGCAGCTACATTGATGCCTACATTCCTATTGTTGAAAAGCGCAGGCAAACCCCTTTCACTGAGCAGCACAAGCAGTTTCAGCAGTATCGACGTGGACGGTATGTTGAATTTAACCTGGTCTATGACCGTGGCACTTTGTTTGGTTTACAGTCAGGGGGGCGTACAGAGTCTATCCTGATGTCGTTACCACCGGTCGTACACTGGAATTACAACTGGCAGCCACAACCGGGAAGTGAAGAAGCACGCCTGTATGACTATTTTCTAAAGCCCAGAGACTGGGCAGACGAGCCTGAGGAGAGTCGTTAA
- a CDS encoding L-threonylcarbamoyladenylate synthase, with product MIATPDVTPEETPENTLTAQAAVVVGQGGIIAYPTEAVWGLGCDPWNRDAVYRILDIKARPIEKGMILVAASESQITPLLEPLTTTQRQTLSDSWPGPFTWLIPDINHWVPDWVKGQFDTVAVRISDHPVVRALCEATGHPLISTSANRAGEPPLLTGLALHQHFGTQVDLIVPGETGSQNTPSEIRDLRTGQIIRSG from the coding sequence ATGATTGCTACCCCTGATGTAACGCCTGAGGAAACTCCGGAAAACACTCTTACCGCACAGGCAGCGGTTGTCGTGGGTCAGGGGGGCATCATTGCCTATCCTACTGAAGCTGTATGGGGTCTGGGCTGTGATCCGTGGAACAGGGATGCGGTGTATCGCATTCTGGATATCAAAGCCCGCCCCATAGAAAAAGGCATGATTCTGGTAGCGGCGTCTGAGTCTCAGATTACGCCACTGCTGGAGCCGTTGACGACAACACAGCGGCAAACCCTTTCTGACAGCTGGCCAGGTCCATTCACCTGGCTGATTCCTGATATTAACCACTGGGTTCCGGACTGGGTAAAAGGCCAGTTTGATACCGTTGCGGTGCGTATCAGTGACCACCCGGTTGTACGGGCTTTATGTGAAGCTACCGGACACCCTCTGATTTCTACTTCTGCAAACCGGGCTGGAGAACCTCCTTTATTAACCGGGCTGGCGCTACACCAGCATTTTGGTACGCAGGTCGACCTGATCGTACCCGGGGAAACCGGTTCACAAAATACACCCTCTGAAATTCGTGACTTACGAACCGGGCAGATCATCCGGTCCGGCTAG
- the purE gene encoding 5-(carboxyamino)imidazole ribonucleotide mutase encodes MTKPFVAILMGSDSDLPKVQAAIDVLKKLDIPVEVKVHSAHRTPEATHHFVTDADKRGCAAFIACAGMAAHLAGVVASLTIKPVIGVPIDAGPLDGLDALLSTVQMPGGIPVATVAIGKAGAKNAGYLAAQIIALGDKELADRLKMERQANAEEVLARDAALQNQLNG; translated from the coding sequence ATGACGAAGCCATTCGTTGCTATTCTAATGGGGTCTGATTCGGACCTGCCTAAGGTGCAGGCTGCAATCGATGTCCTGAAAAAACTGGATATTCCGGTTGAAGTAAAAGTGCATTCTGCACACCGAACTCCGGAAGCAACTCATCATTTTGTCACCGATGCTGACAAACGCGGCTGCGCTGCGTTTATTGCCTGTGCAGGCATGGCGGCTCATCTGGCAGGAGTTGTTGCTTCCCTGACCATCAAGCCGGTTATTGGTGTACCGATTGATGCGGGTCCACTGGACGGTCTGGACGCCCTGCTGTCTACCGTACAAATGCCGGGTGGCATTCCTGTGGCGACCGTTGCAATTGGTAAGGCCGGTGCTAAAAACGCAGGCTATCTGGCGGCACAAATCATTGCACTGGGTGACAAAGAGCTGGCTGACCGCCTGAAGATGGAGCGTCAGGCCAATGCTGAAGAAGTGCTGGCAAGAGATGCCGCCCTGCAAAATCAGTTGAACGGTTAA